In Leuconostocaceae bacterium ESL0723, the following proteins share a genomic window:
- the cmk gene encoding (d)CMP kinase — MTANAHFQIAIDGPASAGKSTIAKILAHNFQYVYVDTGSMYRAITLAAHQAGLSYSDEGAIAQLLPDLQITFEPGTPLQRVFLNGKEVTEAIRQPEITNNVSQVAAFPKVREFLLGKQREIAAQHSVVMDGRDIGTTVLPHAQVKIYLVASVAERAQRRYRENLEQGIDVDLATLTKDIEERDYKDMHRKLSPLTKAADAIEVDTTSKSIDQVVSEITNIILKKQQNHSVK, encoded by the coding sequence ATGACGGCAAACGCTCACTTTCAAATTGCGATTGACGGACCCGCTTCAGCGGGTAAGTCCACCATTGCTAAAATTTTGGCCCATAATTTCCAGTATGTTTATGTTGATACTGGATCGATGTACCGGGCCATCACTCTGGCCGCCCATCAGGCTGGCCTATCGTACAGTGATGAAGGCGCCATTGCCCAGCTTTTACCAGATTTGCAGATAACCTTCGAACCGGGAACACCCCTCCAGCGGGTGTTTTTGAATGGAAAAGAGGTTACTGAGGCCATCCGGCAGCCAGAAATTACGAACAATGTTTCCCAGGTAGCAGCCTTTCCTAAGGTACGTGAGTTCTTACTGGGCAAGCAGCGTGAGATTGCCGCCCAGCACAGCGTGGTCATGGATGGTCGTGACATTGGGACCACGGTTTTGCCTCACGCCCAGGTTAAAATTTACCTGGTGGCCAGTGTGGCCGAACGGGCTCAGCGCCGTTACCGGGAAAACTTGGAACAGGGCATCGATGTTGATTTGGCGACCTTGACCAAGGACATCGAAGAGCGGGACTACAAGGACATGCACCGCAAACTCAGTCCCCTGACCAAGGCAGCCGATGCAATTGAAGTTGATACAACTTCTAAAAGTATCGACCAGGTCGTTTCTGAAATTACTAATATTATTTTAAAAAAACAGCAAAATCATTCGGTTAAATAA
- a CDS encoding LysM domain-containing protein, with amino-acid sequence MQENGQDSTHQSTENQQPDQGNERSRSKASRHSGLKFFLGLLTVLIVASVPVYGWASNNRSDDAKTNGITKSSSSSSSKHSSDKSSSESKDKKDSKADSSQSEADARSSEAAASSKAADASSKAAAEESSKQAADASSAAASAANANTAVLSPGQTLYNFAISHGSTTQQIINLNPGVTVNNYSQYAGQELRIR; translated from the coding sequence ATGCAAGAAAATGGACAAGATTCAACGCACCAATCTACAGAAAACCAACAGCCAGATCAGGGAAATGAACGCAGCCGTTCTAAGGCCAGCCGCCACAGCGGTTTAAAGTTCTTTTTGGGCTTGTTGACGGTCTTAATTGTCGCCAGTGTGCCGGTTTATGGTTGGGCTAGCAACAACCGCTCTGATGATGCTAAAACTAATGGCATCACCAAGAGTTCATCTAGTTCGTCAAGCAAGCACAGTAGTGATAAGAGTTCTAGCGAGAGCAAGGACAAGAAGGATAGCAAGGCCGACAGTAGCCAGAGCGAAGCGGATGCTCGCAGTAGTGAAGCAGCCGCAAGCAGTAAGGCTGCTGACGCAAGTAGCAAGGCCGCTGCCGAAGAGAGCAGCAAGCAGGCCGCCGATGCTTCCTCAGCTGCAGCTTCAGCTGCGAACGCTAACACGGCGGTTCTGTCACCAGGGCAGACCCTGTATAACTTCGCTATTTCACATGGTTCGACGACCCAGCAGATTATTAATCTCAACCCTGGGGTTACGGTTAATAACTATTCACAGTACGCCGGCCAAGAACTAAGGATTCGTTAA
- a CDS encoding ECF transporter S component: MNQLRTRQVTVISILAAVSFVLMIVPQFSLIPGATFLKFDFSIVPAVLALYWMNFGAALWVLILRTVLKLILFNEGVNTYLGLPINLAVALTFIGLLALVLPHFERQGQWGAKGLALVVTTVGITVVAILVNLWIAIPLYQEFAHFDIKKILGLGPYLWGMVLPFNLLQGLLWNFASGIVVALLLPFRKNFKS; the protein is encoded by the coding sequence ATGAACCAGTTACGTACCAGGCAGGTGACGGTGATTAGTATTCTAGCCGCCGTTTCCTTTGTTTTAATGATTGTGCCCCAGTTTAGTTTGATTCCAGGGGCAACCTTTTTGAAGTTTGACTTTTCAATTGTGCCAGCGGTCCTCGCCCTGTACTGGATGAACTTTGGGGCCGCCCTCTGGGTTTTGATTCTGCGGACCGTTTTGAAGTTAATTCTCTTCAACGAAGGGGTAAATACCTACCTGGGTCTGCCAATTAACCTGGCGGTGGCCCTGACCTTTATTGGTCTCCTAGCCCTGGTCTTGCCGCACTTTGAGCGTCAAGGCCAGTGGGGCGCTAAGGGCCTGGCCCTGGTGGTAACCACGGTTGGGATTACGGTGGTGGCCATCTTAGTCAACCTCTGGATTGCCATCCCGCTCTACCAGGAATTTGCCCACTTTGATATCAAAAAGATCTTGGGCTTAGGACCTTACCTGTGGGGGATGGTCTTACCATTTAACCTCCTGCAGGGTCTCCTGTGGAATTTCGCCAGCGGTATAGTGGTGGCCCTCTTACTGCCATTTAGGAAAAACTTTAAATCTTAA
- a CDS encoding pseudouridine synthase, which translates to MVSSNQRLQKVIAQAGLASRRKAETLITDGRVSVNGQVVTTLGTQVGPGDQVSVDGVPIEGREKLVYYLLNKPRGVVTTNHDEKARATVIDLLPEVTERIYPVGRLDYDTTGALLLTNDGTLANQLMHPKGRVDKVYVAKVQGIATESQLQPLRSGVVLNGHKTAPAQVEVERVDAGKKNSWVRITIHEGRHHQVKEMLAKVGLPVQKLKRERYAFLDLVGLQPGEFRSLSHQEVSRLKQGDYRTLRRK; encoded by the coding sequence ATGGTAAGTTCCAATCAACGTTTACAAAAGGTTATCGCCCAGGCGGGCCTGGCTTCGCGGCGGAAGGCCGAGACTTTAATCACCGACGGTCGCGTGTCGGTTAATGGTCAGGTGGTCACCACCCTAGGCACCCAGGTTGGGCCTGGTGACCAGGTCAGTGTCGATGGGGTTCCCATCGAAGGCCGCGAGAAGTTAGTTTACTACCTGCTTAATAAGCCTCGCGGAGTCGTGACCACCAACCACGATGAAAAGGCACGGGCCACCGTGATTGATTTACTGCCGGAGGTAACGGAGCGGATTTATCCGGTGGGGCGCTTAGATTATGACACGACCGGGGCCCTCCTGCTAACTAACGATGGCACCCTGGCCAACCAGCTTATGCACCCTAAGGGCCGGGTAGACAAGGTCTATGTGGCCAAAGTGCAGGGAATCGCAACCGAAAGCCAGTTGCAGCCCTTGCGTTCCGGTGTGGTCCTAAACGGCCACAAAACCGCCCCCGCCCAGGTTGAGGTGGAACGGGTCGATGCCGGCAAGAAAAACAGCTGGGTCCGGATTACGATTCACGAAGGTCGCCACCACCAGGTTAAGGAGATGTTGGCCAAGGTGGGCCTGCCTGTCCAGAAGTTAAAGCGGGAACGCTACGCCTTCTTGGACCTGGTTGGCCTACAACCGGGTGAATTTCGCTCTTTGAGCCACCAAGAGGTTAGTCGGCTTAAGCAGGGTGACTACCGGACTCTGCGGCGCAAGTAA
- the scpB gene encoding SMC-Scp complex subunit ScpB, giving the protein MDNISQIEALLFVAGDEGMTLADLCQLTGFEKPAVQQLLEVLAQRYQDGPSALMIRHSGADYALVTKPALGKVVRRYFDQDLNQKISTAQLESLVIIAYRQPISRTEIDQIRGVKSAGTIQKLVQQGLIEAVGRLDEIGRPIVYGTTPAFLDYFGLKDLAELPELPEIQDLQAATDFQLEDGQEANLFAREGETTTPKERD; this is encoded by the coding sequence ATGGATAACATTAGTCAAATTGAAGCCCTCTTATTTGTGGCCGGTGACGAGGGAATGACCTTGGCCGATTTATGCCAGCTAACTGGTTTTGAAAAACCAGCCGTCCAGCAGCTGCTAGAGGTTTTGGCCCAGCGTTACCAGGACGGTCCTTCAGCCCTGATGATTCGTCACAGTGGTGCTGATTATGCCCTAGTGACTAAGCCAGCCCTCGGCAAAGTGGTCCGGCGTTATTTTGACCAGGATCTGAACCAAAAAATCAGTACGGCCCAGCTGGAGAGCTTAGTGATTATTGCCTACCGGCAGCCGATTAGCCGGACTGAAATTGACCAAATCCGCGGGGTTAAGTCGGCCGGCACCATTCAAAAGTTAGTCCAGCAGGGGCTGATTGAAGCCGTCGGCCGACTCGATGAAATTGGCCGGCCGATTGTTTACGGGACAACGCCAGCCTTTTTGGACTACTTTGGTCTCAAGGACTTGGCCGAGCTACCCGAGTTACCAGAGATTCAAGACCTGCAGGCCGCCACTGATTTTCAGCTGGAAGATGGCCAGGAAGCCAATCTCTTTGCCCGGGAGGGCGAAACGACGACACCAAAAGAAAGGGATTAA
- a CDS encoding segregation/condensation protein A, with translation MEKVSIVDAGLTIKITDFEGPLDLLLHLIKKNELDIFDLPIAKVTEQYLAFLHQQRDLALDIASDYLVMAASLIRLKSVDLLPQPQVEDEEDDYQDPRDELVNQLLVYQQIQAASQFFTEREDRDQQSFVRPVTIDQETAGTTQPTPGLQLVDLQLAFAAILARHRDQAPVTRRVVAEQFTIADGIAYLKQHLAEDREHTFTGLFTALPTRTKLVMVFLGLLELSKAGQVEIWQAHEDDDILIKAVKHG, from the coding sequence GTGGAGAAAGTTTCAATCGTAGACGCTGGTTTAACAATTAAAATTACGGATTTTGAGGGGCCCTTGGACCTGCTCTTACACCTGATTAAGAAGAATGAGTTAGACATCTTTGACCTGCCCATTGCTAAGGTGACTGAGCAGTACCTGGCCTTTTTGCACCAGCAAAGGGACTTGGCCTTAGACATTGCCAGTGACTACCTGGTCATGGCAGCCAGTTTAATTCGATTAAAGTCGGTGGACTTGCTGCCCCAGCCCCAGGTCGAAGATGAGGAAGACGACTACCAGGATCCCCGCGATGAACTGGTTAATCAACTCCTGGTTTATCAACAAATCCAGGCGGCCAGTCAGTTCTTTACTGAGCGGGAAGACCGGGACCAGCAGTCCTTTGTCCGGCCGGTGACCATTGACCAGGAGACAGCTGGGACCACCCAGCCAACACCCGGATTACAGTTGGTTGATTTGCAGCTGGCCTTTGCGGCCATCCTAGCCCGCCACCGCGACCAGGCCCCGGTTACCCGCCGGGTGGTGGCCGAGCAATTTACGATTGCAGACGGGATTGCCTATCTGAAGCAGCATTTGGCTGAGGACCGGGAGCACACCTTCACGGGGCTCTTTACGGCCCTGCCGACCCGGACCAAGTTGGTCATGGTCTTTTTAGGGCTCTTGGAGCTGAGTAAGGCCGGTCAGGTGGAAATCTGGCAGGCCCATGAAGACGACGATATTTTGATTAAAGCGGTGAAGCATGGATAA
- a CDS encoding riboflavin biosynthesis protein RibT, which produces MLRIARHDDEKTVMGILSLWPGLKEISHLRSELNDYRQYAGKRQLFVWQRRGENQVQGVLGVEFYQEDLAVIRHIVLTPAVRQPKFYYNMLGEFQEQYPNCFIMGTIETQNIINQWRKFQS; this is translated from the coding sequence ATGTTACGAATTGCCCGTCATGATGATGAAAAGACGGTCATGGGAATTTTGTCCCTGTGGCCGGGCCTAAAAGAAATTTCACATTTACGGAGTGAATTAAACGATTACCGTCAGTATGCTGGTAAACGCCAGCTCTTTGTCTGGCAACGGCGCGGTGAGAACCAGGTCCAGGGTGTCTTGGGCGTTGAGTTTTACCAAGAAGACCTGGCGGTAATCCGCCACATTGTTCTAACGCCGGCGGTGCGCCAACCCAAGTTTTACTACAACATGCTTGGTGAATTCCAGGAGCAGTATCCGAACTGTTTTATCATGGGCACCATTGAGACCCAAAATATCATTAATCAGTGGAGAAAGTTTCAATCGTAG
- the xerD gene encoding site-specific tyrosine recombinase XerD, producing MAVNLTDAIADYLHYIQIERGLSLNTIKSYRQDLHQFAQYLQREQLTLDQVDYVHVLDWLNQLRQAGKSNSSVIHMVTSLRKFFAFLKQAGTIAHDPMANVRPPKKAEHLPAVLSVAEIDALLQVPTDKTPLGIRNRAMLEVLYATGLRVSELVNLKMADLHLDLGLIQTLGKGDKERIIPIGEVAVDWFEQYFDQARPVLLKGRENPYVFLNDHGRQLSRQGVWKIIKKLVAQAGIQKDVSPHTLRHSFATHILENGADLRIVQELLGHADISTTQIYTHISKKRLSEVYDQYHPRA from the coding sequence ATGGCTGTTAACTTGACCGATGCAATTGCAGACTATCTGCACTATATTCAAATTGAGCGTGGGCTGTCCTTAAATACGATTAAGAGTTATCGCCAGGATTTACACCAATTTGCCCAGTACTTACAGCGTGAGCAGCTGACCTTAGACCAGGTGGATTATGTGCATGTCCTCGACTGGCTTAACCAGCTCCGGCAGGCCGGTAAATCCAACAGCTCCGTCATTCACATGGTGACCTCCCTGCGCAAGTTCTTTGCCTTTTTAAAGCAGGCTGGCACCATCGCCCATGACCCGATGGCCAATGTGCGACCACCGAAAAAGGCGGAACACCTGCCTGCCGTTTTGAGTGTGGCTGAAATTGACGCCCTCTTGCAGGTACCCACGGACAAAACACCGCTGGGTATCCGTAACCGGGCTATGCTTGAGGTGCTCTATGCAACCGGTTTGCGGGTCAGCGAACTGGTGAACTTAAAGATGGCCGACTTGCACTTAGACCTAGGGTTAATTCAGACCCTGGGGAAGGGGGACAAGGAGCGGATTATTCCGATTGGGGAGGTGGCCGTCGACTGGTTTGAACAATACTTTGACCAGGCCCGTCCCGTCCTACTCAAGGGCCGGGAGAATCCCTATGTTTTCCTAAATGACCACGGCCGGCAGTTGTCGCGCCAGGGGGTCTGGAAAATTATTAAGAAGCTGGTGGCCCAGGCCGGCATTCAAAAAGATGTTTCGCCCCACACGCTCCGCCATTCCTTTGCGACCCATATCCTAGAAAACGGGGCCGATTTGCGGATTGTCCAAGAACTGCTGGGCCATGCCGACATCTCGACCACCCAGATTTATACCCACATTTCCAAGAAGCGGCTCAGTGAGGTCTACGATCAGTACCACCCCCGCGCTTAG
- a CDS encoding S1-like domain-containing RNA-binding protein, which yields MSAVIGTNIRAQVTDENAAYFFAQVDGYTYQIDKAELKKPLKVGGQVTGFAYTNEDHQLQITKQVPKVQKDQFAWGKVVASRHDLGIFVDIGLPNKDIAVSLDDLPTIKQLWPQQGDRLMLALKEDRKGRLWGELAQSDIFAAVARRPQEREKGTSVTATVYRNKMAGTLVLTDQYQLGFIHPSQRDDEPRLGEVLKTRVVGISDRGVLNLSTKPLAYKTMDEDAQFLLLQLQRRADHFLPFNDKSEPAAIKAQFGFSKSQFKRALGRLYKERLIEQVDDGIRLVQ from the coding sequence ATGAGTGCGGTAATTGGTACCAATATAAGGGCACAGGTGACCGACGAAAATGCGGCGTATTTTTTTGCCCAGGTTGACGGTTACACCTACCAAATTGACAAGGCAGAGTTGAAAAAGCCCCTTAAGGTTGGGGGCCAGGTGACTGGTTTTGCCTACACTAATGAGGACCATCAGCTCCAAATTACTAAGCAGGTACCCAAGGTCCAAAAGGACCAGTTTGCCTGGGGTAAGGTGGTTGCGAGTCGCCACGACCTGGGAATTTTTGTCGACATTGGGCTGCCCAATAAGGACATTGCCGTCTCCCTGGATGACTTACCAACTATTAAGCAGCTCTGGCCCCAGCAGGGTGACCGGCTGATGCTAGCCTTAAAGGAGGACCGCAAGGGCCGCCTTTGGGGTGAATTGGCTCAAAGCGATATCTTTGCCGCAGTAGCTCGTCGGCCCCAAGAACGGGAAAAGGGAACCAGTGTAACCGCCACGGTTTACCGGAACAAGATGGCTGGTACCCTGGTGTTGACTGATCAGTACCAGCTCGGCTTTATCCACCCCAGCCAGCGGGATGATGAACCCCGTCTGGGTGAGGTGCTTAAAACTCGCGTGGTTGGGATTAGTGATCGCGGTGTTTTGAACCTGTCGACTAAGCCCTTGGCCTATAAGACTATGGACGAAGATGCCCAGTTCTTGCTCTTGCAGTTGCAGCGGCGCGCCGACCACTTCCTGCCCTTTAACGATAAAAGTGAACCAGCCGCCATTAAGGCTCAGTTTGGCTTTAGTAAAAGCCAGTTTAAGCGGGCCTTGGGCCGCCTGTACAAGGAGCGCCTGATTGAGCAGGTTGATGACGGCATTCGTTTGGTTCAGTGA
- a CDS encoding GatB/YqeY domain-containing protein, which yields MSLLTDLQNDMKTAMKAQDKETLALIRMLKSAVMNEQIKLNHDLSENEELAVLSREAKQRKESLQEFKEANRPDLMENLEKELKVLDRYLPAQLKPEEITTIIEMAIQQTGAQSPKDMGKVMGVVTPQVKGRADGKLVADEVKKLLANK from the coding sequence ATGAGTTTACTAACTGATTTGCAAAATGATATGAAAACGGCTATGAAGGCCCAGGATAAGGAGACTTTGGCACTAATCCGGATGCTGAAGTCAGCCGTGATGAACGAGCAGATTAAGCTTAACCACGACCTGTCAGAGAACGAAGAACTGGCCGTTTTGTCCCGGGAAGCTAAGCAGCGTAAGGAATCCTTGCAGGAATTCAAGGAGGCCAACCGTCCAGATTTGATGGAGAACCTGGAAAAGGAACTGAAGGTTTTGGACCGCTACCTGCCAGCCCAGTTAAAGCCAGAAGAAATCACGACCATCATCGAGATGGCCATCCAGCAGACCGGGGCCCAGTCTCCTAAGGACATGGGTAAGGTCATGGGCGTGGTTACCCCGCAAGTTAAGGGACGGGCCGACGGTAAGTTAGTGGCCGATGAAGTCAAAAAGCTTTTGGCGAACAAGTAA
- the rpsU gene encoding 30S ribosomal protein S21: MAKVVVRKNESLDDALRRFKRGVSKDGTLQEYRKREFYIKPSVERKLKSEAARKRNNKKKKNR; this comes from the coding sequence ATGGCAAAGGTCGTAGTTCGTAAGAATGAATCTTTGGATGATGCATTGCGCCGTTTTAAGCGTGGTGTCTCAAAGGACGGTACTCTCCAGGAATACCGGAAGCGCGAGTTTTACATCAAGCCTTCTGTTGAACGCAAGTTGAAGTCAGAAGCTGCTCGTAAGCGCAACAACAAGAAAAAGAAGAACCGTTAA
- a CDS encoding YitT family protein, which yields MDKLRNLYLNFLGHDYVKQIGGAVFYAIIVAVAMNYFWLPGHIYSSGFTGFSQLVASASGGHISIAWALAVVNLPMLALAWWKLSWRFAIFTTLAVLLSAAFVPVFQTSTILTPDPLINAIFGGALNGMAVGTALRCGVGTGGLDVIGMLVKRHLGYKVGTVNLAFNTLIMIGAGISYGWKYALYSIIGVVISSRMIDFFYTRQQQMQEMIITTKPEEMVEAIQHNMRRGVTVIDNAHGGYTGKDRSILLTVITQYEIADLRKAIDEVDPHAFSSAWKIEHTRGRFYEPDL from the coding sequence ATGGATAAACTTCGAAATCTTTACCTTAATTTTTTGGGCCATGATTATGTGAAGCAGATTGGTGGCGCAGTCTTTTACGCGATTATTGTTGCGGTGGCCATGAACTATTTCTGGTTACCAGGCCACATTTATTCCTCTGGCTTTACTGGATTTTCTCAGTTGGTAGCTTCAGCCAGTGGTGGCCACATTTCAATTGCCTGGGCCCTGGCGGTCGTTAATCTGCCCATGCTGGCCCTGGCCTGGTGGAAATTATCCTGGCGCTTTGCCATCTTTACCACCTTAGCCGTCCTACTAAGTGCAGCCTTTGTGCCGGTTTTCCAAACTTCCACGATTCTGACGCCCGACCCCTTGATTAATGCGATTTTTGGGGGTGCCTTAAACGGCATGGCGGTTGGAACGGCCCTGCGCTGTGGTGTTGGTACCGGTGGCCTAGACGTTATCGGCATGCTGGTTAAACGCCACCTGGGTTATAAGGTTGGGACCGTTAACCTGGCTTTTAACACCCTGATTATGATTGGGGCCGGCATTAGCTATGGCTGGAAATACGCCCTGTATTCCATTATCGGGGTGGTGATTAGTTCTCGGATGATTGATTTCTTCTACACCCGCCAGCAGCAGATGCAGGAGATGATTATTACCACCAAGCCCGAAGAAATGGTGGAGGCCATCCAGCACAACATGCGCCGTGGGGTGACGGTGATTGACAATGCCCATGGTGGTTATACCGGCAAGGATCGCTCAATCCTGCTGACGGTGATTACCCAGTATGAAATTGCCGACCTGCGCAAGGCGATTGATGAGGTTGATCCCCATGCCTTTTCCAGTGCTTGGAAGATTGAGCATACCCGGGGCCGCTTCTATGAACCGGACCTCTAA
- the aspS gene encoding aspartate--tRNA ligase has protein sequence MERTTYAGLIDESYLGQTVHLTGWVQKRRNFGDLVFVDLRDREGLLQLTFNAKHPDALAVAEEMRNEYVVAVTGTVVKRDPSQANPKLRSGQVEVDVTSAEILAGAKTPPFYIEDGVNANEELKLKYRYLDLRRPEMQRNLRIRSKIMASAMQFMDSHDFINIETPDLAKSTPEGARDYLVPSRIFPGSFYALPQSPQLFKQLLMGAGFDRYFQIARCFRDEDLRGDRQPEFTQLDMETSFMSAQQIQELVNQWVKQIMHDVADFDLDTEKIDKLTWQESMDRFGTDKPDLRIDYEIHDLSKQVKDVEFGVFSRAVQDGGVVKALAVPGGADHYSRKDIDKLAQYIERFGAKGLAWLKYTDEGLTGPIAKFFTDEDKQAIIDGAQASQGDLILFGAGRRDIVAASLDALRRSTAAELDLIDTDRPWRFAWIVDWPLFEYSEDFGRWIAAHHPFTMPNEEDLHYLDEGEDPHQAHAQSYDLVLNGYELGSGSIRIHRTDIQEKMLKALGFTPDQAQEAFGFLLEGMEYGFPPMGGIALGLDRLAMLLAGRDNIRDVIAFPKNSRATEPMTEAPTTVSPKQLLELGLTVEEPED, from the coding sequence ATGGAACGAACTACTTATGCAGGTCTAATCGATGAAAGCTACTTGGGCCAGACGGTTCATTTGACCGGTTGGGTTCAAAAGCGCCGTAATTTTGGTGACCTAGTCTTTGTTGACTTGCGTGACCGGGAGGGGCTTTTGCAGCTGACCTTCAACGCCAAGCACCCCGATGCCTTGGCCGTGGCCGAAGAAATGCGTAACGAATACGTGGTGGCCGTAACTGGCACCGTCGTGAAGCGTGATCCAAGTCAGGCCAACCCTAAGCTGCGTTCCGGCCAGGTCGAAGTTGATGTCACCTCAGCTGAAATCTTAGCTGGCGCTAAGACACCACCTTTCTACATCGAAGACGGGGTTAATGCCAACGAAGAGCTAAAGCTCAAGTACCGTTACTTAGACCTGCGCCGGCCAGAAATGCAGCGTAATCTGCGGATTCGTTCTAAAATTATGGCTTCGGCCATGCAGTTCATGGACAGCCATGACTTTATTAACATCGAAACCCCCGATTTGGCTAAGTCAACCCCAGAAGGGGCCCGTGACTACCTGGTGCCATCCCGGATTTTCCCAGGATCTTTCTACGCCCTGCCCCAGTCACCCCAGTTATTCAAGCAACTACTGATGGGGGCTGGCTTTGACCGTTACTTCCAGATTGCCCGCTGCTTCCGTGATGAGGACCTGCGTGGTGACCGCCAGCCGGAATTTACCCAGTTGGACATGGAAACCAGCTTTATGTCAGCCCAGCAAATCCAGGAACTGGTCAATCAGTGGGTTAAGCAAATCATGCACGACGTAGCTGACTTTGACCTCGACACTGAAAAAATTGATAAGTTGACCTGGCAGGAATCAATGGACCGCTTTGGTACCGATAAGCCGGACCTGCGGATTGACTATGAAATTCATGACCTGTCTAAACAGGTTAAAGACGTTGAATTTGGCGTCTTTTCCCGCGCCGTCCAAGATGGTGGGGTAGTGAAGGCCCTAGCAGTACCTGGTGGGGCTGACCATTATTCCCGTAAGGATATTGACAAATTAGCCCAGTACATTGAACGTTTCGGGGCCAAGGGATTGGCCTGGCTTAAGTACACTGATGAAGGCTTAACCGGACCGATTGCGAAGTTCTTTACTGATGAAGACAAGCAGGCCATTATTGACGGTGCCCAGGCGAGTCAGGGCGACTTGATTCTCTTCGGGGCTGGCCGTCGTGACATCGTGGCGGCTTCCTTGGATGCCCTACGGCGCAGTACTGCCGCTGAACTGGACTTAATTGATACTGATCGGCCATGGCGCTTTGCCTGGATTGTCGACTGGCCACTTTTTGAATATTCAGAGGACTTTGGCCGCTGGATTGCAGCCCACCATCCTTTCACCATGCCAAATGAAGAGGATTTGCACTACCTGGATGAAGGAGAAGACCCTCACCAGGCCCATGCCCAAAGTTACGATTTGGTCTTAAACGGGTATGAACTTGGCTCTGGTTCAATCCGTATCCACCGGACCGATATCCAAGAAAAGATGCTTAAGGCCCTTGGCTTTACCCCAGACCAGGCCCAGGAAGCCTTTGGCTTCCTGTTAGAAGGAATGGAGTATGGCTTCCCACCAATGGGTGGGATTGCCCTTGGTTTGGACCGTCTAGCCATGTTGCTGGCTGGCCGGGATAACATCCGCGACGTGATTGCCTTCCCTAAGAATTCACGCGCAACTGAACCAATGACTGAGGCGCCAACCACGGTCAGCCCTAAGCAGTTGCTGGAGCTGGGTTTGACGGTTGAAGAACCTGAAGATTAA